A window from Corynebacterium singulare encodes these proteins:
- a CDS encoding RecB family exonuclease, with the protein MPQRIALSPSRASNYNQCPLLYRFRAIDKLPEPKTKAQVKGTLVHAVLENMHKLPREERDYPVAVKMIKPEWTSMVNTDPDLRELVPEEEELDFFVEARELVKGYFQMENPQGFDAHECEMYVDTVLPNGVPVRGFIDRVDVAPTGEVRVVDYKTGKKPIPRYSHDAQFQMRFYALVYWRLFNTIPTQLRLMYLKVLDSMFLTPGPEELEYFERDLGELWAKIEGDGKSGDFRPKTSKLCGWCSFQDLCPAFGGTPPVYPGWPD; encoded by the coding sequence ATGCCACAGCGAATAGCACTTTCTCCTTCCCGCGCCTCCAACTACAACCAGTGCCCCCTGCTCTATCGCTTTCGAGCGATAGACAAGCTGCCGGAACCCAAGACGAAAGCACAGGTCAAGGGAACATTGGTCCATGCAGTGCTGGAAAACATGCACAAGTTGCCGCGTGAAGAACGCGATTACCCGGTGGCAGTCAAGATGATTAAACCGGAGTGGACCTCCATGGTGAATACCGATCCTGACCTGCGCGAGCTCGTCCCGGAAGAGGAAGAGCTGGACTTCTTCGTGGAGGCGCGCGAGCTGGTCAAGGGCTATTTCCAGATGGAGAACCCGCAAGGCTTCGATGCCCATGAGTGCGAGATGTACGTCGACACCGTCCTCCCCAACGGTGTCCCAGTTCGCGGTTTCATCGACCGCGTGGACGTGGCTCCCACCGGTGAGGTTCGCGTGGTGGACTATAAGACCGGCAAGAAGCCTATCCCCCGCTATTCTCATGACGCACAATTTCAGATGCGCTTCTATGCTCTCGTGTACTGGCGCCTGTTTAACACCATCCCCACGCAGCTGCGGCTCATGTACCTCAAGGTCTTGGACTCCATGTTCCTCACGCCGGGGCCCGAGGAACTGGAATACTTCGAGCGCGACTTGGGCGAGTTGTGGGCGAAAATCGAAGGCGACGGCAAGTCGGGTGATTTCCGCCCTAAGACCTCGAAGCTGTGCGGCTGGTGCTCCTTCCAAGACCTGTGCCCTGCTTTCGGCGGCACGCCCCCCGTGTACCCCGGTTGGCCAGATTAG